A single window of Nicotiana tomentosiformis chromosome 1, ASM39032v3, whole genome shotgun sequence DNA harbors:
- the LOC138906782 gene encoding nucleolin 2-like gives MATSSPPVSSGKQGEQGNMVEEGNHEISNLAMEETSIKEQATGPDNADTTTTGLESTNNTPPSAEISMEPQKKEEDDTTGIPNNGPDPSTEDPAHGSSPQVSIDPVPSPHFYAEHLSMVMPEMRSDSEEDLDDLVIASFIRARSKPVATPEPTPKRPTTRLQKKEALESALKKSQQSQRRRKLAKDGKAVLEKVVHVVNVDEEVEDKPSSLTHKPSKQKHSLSKSKKTISVTVEIPTKGADAVSSEKFGEKSSEKIVKESSGKSDDEVVEDSGENVPEKSVEKGKSTRKLVKRKMDIDEEPGSSKKAKVEESQSSGKGKLRNQKVLWGHTFVPDIVELVGMRQLVEICDFQQWTHLFTTDVPKVYEEEVWSFYADFFKVEDDHIFVLVNGVDIVMDFALLGSILGVPAEGLSSVQGACSSNFRNAIVNDKAIQ, from the exons ATGGCTACCAGCTCTCCTCCAGTCTCGTCGGGAAAGCAAGGTGAACAAGGTAACATGGTCGAAGAGGGAAATCATGAAATCTCCAATCTCGCTATGGAAGAGACCTCAATTAAAGAACAAGCGACTGGTCCTGACAATGCTGATACAACCACGACAGGTCTTGAGTCTACAAATAACACTCCTCCTTCTGCTGAGATTTCCATGGAACCACAAAAAAAAGAAGAG GATGATACTACTGGGATCCCTAATAATGGACCTGATCCCTCCACGGAGGATCCAGCTCATGGGTCATCTCCCCAGGTCAGTATTGATCCTGTGCCCTCTCCCCATTTTTATGCTGAGCACTTATCTATGGTGATGCCTGAGATGCGGTCTGATAGTGAAGAAGATTTAGATGATTTGGTGATTGCTAGCTTTATCAGGGCTAGGAGTAAGCCAGTTGCAACTCCTGAGCCAACTCCTAAGCGACCCACTACAAGGTTGCAAAAGAAGGAGGCTCTTGAGTCTGCTCTTAAGAAAAGTCAACAGAGTCAAAGAAGGAGAAAGTTGGCAAAGGATGGCAAAGCAGTACTTGAAAAGGTTGTTCATGTTGTCAATGTGGATGAGGAAGTAGAAGATAAACCTAGTTCCTTGACTCATAAGCCCTCGAAGCAGAAGCACTCTCTCTCCAAATCCAAAAAGACCATTTCTGTAACTGTTGAGATTCCAACCAAGGGTGCTGATGCTGTTTCCAGTGAAAAGTTTGGGGAAAAATCTAGTGAAAAGATAGTGAAAGAGAGTAGTGGAAAATCTGATGATGAAGTGGTGGAAGATTCTGGTGAAAATGTGCCTGAAAAGTCAGTAGAGAAGGGAAAGTCTACTCGCAAGTTAGTGAAGAGAAAAATGGATATtgatgaggaacctggttcctccaagaAAGCAAAGGTTGAAGAATCCCAAAGTTCTGGGAAAGGAAAGTTGAGAAATCAGAAGGTACTATGGGGCCACACTTTTGTCCCTGACATTGTGGAGCTTGTCGGGATGCGGCAATTAGTggaaatttgtgattttcaaCAATGGACTCATTTGTTTACAACTGATGTTCCAAAAGTGTATGAGGAGGAAGTGTGGAGCTTCTATGCCGACTTCTTCAAAGTTGAAGATGATCACATCTTTGTTTTGGTGAATGGGGTTGACATAGTGATGGACTTTGCCTTGTTGGGGTCAATTCTGGGTGTTCCTGCTGAAGGGTTGTCATCTGTTCAAGGCGCTTGCTCTTCCAATTTCAGAAATGCCATAGTTAACGACAAGGCAATCCAGTAG
- the LOC138906777 gene encoding uncharacterized protein, with protein sequence MAAPPNFEEGQSTYRPPRFNGQLFVPTKNLGDPAVAIPKTRKEFNNVDRKAIEKNFRAKKILVCGIGPDEYNRISAFQSTKEIWEALHTAHEGTTQVKQSKIDMHTTEYELFRMKDNEFIQDMHTRFTSTINGLHSLGETIPETNLLGKSLVYCPVPGKAK encoded by the exons atggctgctccaccaaactttgaagaaggtcagtCTACCTACAGGCCACCAAGGTTCAATGGCCA ACTCTTTGTTCCCACCAAGAATCTTGGCGACCCAGCTGTAGCCATTCCCAAGACGAGGAAGGAATTTAATAACGTTGATCGAAAGGCCATAGAAAAGAACTTtcgtgcaaagaaaattcttgtttgtggcattggtcctgatgaatataacaggataTCGGCATTCCAATCAACAAAAGAAATTTGGGAGGCTCTTCATACAGCTCACGAAGGAACAACACAGGTTAAGCAATCCAAGATCGACATGCACACAACTGAATACGAGCTCTTTAGGATGAAAGATAATGAATTCATCCAAGATATGCACACTCGCTTCACCTCCACCATTAATGGGCTTCACTCTCTTGGTGAAACTATTCCAGAAACAAACTTGTTAGGAAAATCCTTAGTGTACTGCCCAGTTCCTGGGAAAGCAAAGTGA
- the LOC138906781 gene encoding secreted RxLR effector protein 161-like — MDEPGSPVNQTMYGGIIGSLLYLITSRPDIVFSVGLCARFQSNPKESHLKAAKRILRYLKGTQDLVLYYLSGDNFDLIGYTDADYAGYLVDRKNTSGMANFLGSYLISWGTRKKNSVALSTAEAEYVAAASCYAQLL, encoded by the coding sequence atggatgaacctggttctcctgTAAATCAGACCATGTATGGAGGGATCATAgggtcactcttgtatctcaTTACAAGCAGACCAGATATTGTGTTCAGCGTGGGTCTTTGTGCAAGGTTTCAATccaatccaaaggaatctcatctgaaggctgccaagcgaatattgagatatctcaaaggaacgcaggacctggttctctactatctCTCAGGTGACAACTTTGATCTTATTGGGTATACTGACGCTGATTATGCAGGATATCTAGTGGACAGGAAAAACACATCTGGAATGGCAAATTTCCTGGGTTCTTACCTAATATCATGGGGTACAAGGAAGAAAAACTCGGTGGCACTCTCAACTGCAGAAGCTGAATATGTAGCAGCTGCCTCTTGTTATGCTCAATTGCTCTAG